In the Chroicocephalus ridibundus chromosome 15, bChrRid1.1, whole genome shotgun sequence genome, one interval contains:
- the LOC134523909 gene encoding cholesterol 7-desaturase nvd-like: MGSGWCGAAQLAGEPGRGALLFPPLLLLLLFLLVLLLLGCSRPLVLRRGPGQVGYLPAPGLNRGEAARRARRSRRPGVLPPPFPNGWYRLLDSAQLPRGAARSIALLGEQLAVFRTQDGQVYVVDAYCPHLGANLAAGGRVVGNCIECPFHGWQFRGEDGKCTRIPYAEKVPDFARVRTWPSCEVNGMLLVWYHCEGVGPTWAVPEQREVATKEWVFRGQTEHWVDAHIQEIPENAADTAHLAFVHGPAILGGSDLRYTRSKLWDFMKHIWKAEWRPEPEPNEHCSRLLLQHSATIFGKHVSLMDLTVSARQVGPGLVFLLFEHALLGRGIILQTVTPLEPLLQNVVHTIYYQKNVPAIIPKFILRAECIQFERDITIWNNKQYLPKPLLVREDSGIQKHRRWYAQFYSAKSTRLPAQQGLDW; encoded by the exons ATGGGGAGCGGGTGGTGCGGAGCGGCGCAGCTGGCCGgggagccggggcgcggggcgctgctcttccctcccctcctcctcctcctcctcttcctcctcgtcctgctgctgctgggctgctcccgGCCGCTGGTGCTgcggcgcggccccgggcagGTGGGCTACCTGCCGGCCCCCGGGCTGAACCGCGGGGAGGCTGCTCGCCgcgcccgccgctcccgccggcccggCGTCCTCCCGCCGCCCTTCCCCAACGGCTGGTACCGCCTGCTCGACTCCGCGCAGCtgccccgcggcgccgcccgcAGCATCGCACTGCTCG GAGAACAGCTCGCTGTGTTTCGCACCCAGGATGGCCAAGTCTACGTGGTGGATGCTTACTGCCCGCACCTCGGGGCCAACCTTGCCGCTGGCGGGCGCGTCGTGGGCAATTGCATCGAGTGCCCGTTTCACGGCTGGCAGTTTCGAGGAGAAGACGGAAAATGCACCCGCATCCCCTATGCTGAAAAAG TGCCGGATTTTGCCAGGGTCCGGACCTGGCCGTCCTGCGAGGTGAACGGGATGCTGCTGGTGTGGTACCACTGCGAAGGGGTCGGTCCCACCTGGGCCGTGCCGGAGCAGCGGGAGGTGGCCACCAAGGAGTGGGTGTTCCGCGGACAGACAGAGCACTGGGTGGACGCGCACATCCAG GAAATCCCCGAAAACGCGGCTGACACAGCTCACCTGGCTTTCGTCCATGGACCAGCTATCCTGGGTGGATCCGACCTGAGATACACAAGGTCCAAGCTGTGGGATTTTATGAAGCACATCTGGAAG GCGGAGTGGCGGCCGGAGCCGGAGCCCAACGAGCATTGCTCCCGGCTGCTGCTTCAACACTCCGCAACCATCTTTGGGAAGCACGTCTCCTTGATGGATTTGACGGTTTCAGCCAGGCAG GTGGGGCCAGGCCTGGTTTTCCTGCTCTTTGAACACGCTTTGTTGGGCCGTGGGATCATCCTGCAGACGGTGACTCCCCTGGAGCCGCTCCTGCAGAATGTCGTCCACACCATCTACTACCAGAAGAACGTGCCGGCCATAATCCCCAAGTTCATCCTGAGAGCAGAGTGCATACAG ttCGAGCGCGATATAACCATCTGGAATAACAAACAGTATCTGCCCAAGCCGCTGCTGGTCAGGGAGGACTCGGGCATCCAGAAGCACCGGCGCTGGTACGCCCAGTTCTACAGCGCGAAGAGCACGAGGCTCCCGGCGCAGCAGGGCCTGGACTGGTGA